A DNA window from Ipomoea triloba cultivar NCNSP0323 chromosome 10, ASM357664v1 contains the following coding sequences:
- the LOC116032023 gene encoding polygalacturonase-like isoform X2 — MNTIIYCAFTFVLFLLAHLGESADIKVAAKAGVDISPELLKAWTEACAATTPSTIVIPKGTFEMKQALLKGPCKAPVELQIQATLKAPPNPNDMDGKREWLTVEYVDHFTLSGGGTLDGQGNVQVYAAKDKGFKSDKLPNNLSFNFMKNSVIRDITTLNSKLFHVNVFGGNNLTFEKFTVKAPADSPNTDGIHIAKIKDVTVKDSVIGTGDDCISIGDGLENLHITGVTCGPGHGISVGSLGKTPGEEPVKGVFVKDSKFVGTDNGVRIKTWPNSHPGVVTDIHYENIDMKDVKNPIVIDQEYCPNNECSKQKPSLVKISKVSYRNIKGTSATEEAVILACSSGVPCEGVEIGEINLTFKGGAAKSLCSNVKPTLTGKQVPAVTCK; from the exons atgaaTACAATAATTTATTGTGCCTTCACATTTGTATTATTCTTGCTAGCGCATCTTGGAGAGAGTGCTGATATCAAAGTTGCTGCAAAAGCCGGTGTAGATATTAGTccg GAATTGTTGAAAGCTTGGACAGAAGCATGTGCAGCTACAACTCCCAGCACCATTGTGATCCCAAAAGGCACTTTCGAAATGAAACAAGCTCTACTTAAGG GTCCATGCAAAGCCCCAGTTGAGCTCCAGATTCAGGCTACCTTGAAGGCCCCTCCTAATCCTAATGATATGGATGGCAAAAGGGAATGGCTAACGGTTGAATACGTAGATCATTTCACACTCTCGGGTGGTGGCACTCTTGATGGCCAAGGAAATGTACAAGTTTATGCCGCTAAAGACAAAGGTTTTAAAAGTGATAAGTTGCCTAAC AATTTGAGCTTCAATTTCATGAAAAATTCGGTCATCCGAGACATAACTACTCTAAACAGTAAATTATTCCACGTCAATGTTTTTGGTGGCAATAACTTAACGTTTGAGAAGTTCACTGTTAAAGCGCCAGCGGATAGTCCCAATACAGATGGAATTCATATTGCAAAAATAAAGGATGTTACGGTTAAAGATTCTGTTATAGGAACTGGAGACGATTGCATATCCATTGGTGATGGGCTAGAAAACCTTCACATCACTGGTGTGACATGTGGGCCAGGACACGGCATCAGTGTGGGAAGCCTTGGCAAGACCCCGGGTGAAGAGCCTGTGAAGGGTGTCTTTGTAAAAGACTCCAAATTTGTTGGTACAGATAACGGTGTCAGAATTAAAACATGGCCTAATTCTCATCCTGGAGTCGTAACTGATATACATTATGAGAATATAGATATGAAAGACGTCAAAAATCCAATTGTGATTGATCAAGAATACTGCCCAAATAACGAATGCTCAAAACAG aaaCCGTCACTCGTAAAGATAAGTAAGGTAAGCTATAGGAACATAAAAGGTACTTCTGCAACAGAGGAAGCAGTGATCCTTGCATGCAGTAGTGGGGTGCCATGTGAAGGAGTTGAAATTGGTGAAATTAATTTGACATTCAAAGGAGGAGCTGCAAAGTCTCTTTGTTCAAATGTGAAACCTACATTGACCGGAAAGCAAGTTCCCGCAGTGACTTGCAAAtga
- the LOC116032023 gene encoding polygalacturonase-like isoform X1 produces MNTIIYCAFTFNFTFVLFLLAHLGESADIKVAAKAGVDISPELLKAWTEACAATTPSTIVIPKGTFEMKQALLKGPCKAPVELQIQATLKAPPNPNDMDGKREWLTVEYVDHFTLSGGGTLDGQGNVQVYAAKDKGFKSDKLPNNLSFNFMKNSVIRDITTLNSKLFHVNVFGGNNLTFEKFTVKAPADSPNTDGIHIAKIKDVTVKDSVIGTGDDCISIGDGLENLHITGVTCGPGHGISVGSLGKTPGEEPVKGVFVKDSKFVGTDNGVRIKTWPNSHPGVVTDIHYENIDMKDVKNPIVIDQEYCPNNECSKQKPSLVKISKVSYRNIKGTSATEEAVILACSSGVPCEGVEIGEINLTFKGGAAKSLCSNVKPTLTGKQVPAVTCK; encoded by the exons atgaaTACAATAATTTATTGTGCCTTCACATTTAACTTCACATTTGTATTATTCTTGCTAGCGCATCTTGGAGAGAGTGCTGATATCAAAGTTGCTGCAAAAGCCGGTGTAGATATTAGTccg GAATTGTTGAAAGCTTGGACAGAAGCATGTGCAGCTACAACTCCCAGCACCATTGTGATCCCAAAAGGCACTTTCGAAATGAAACAAGCTCTACTTAAGGGTCCATGCAAAGCCCCAGTTGAGCTCCAGATTCAGGCTACCTTGAAGGCCCCTCCTAATCCTAATGATATGGATGGCAAAAGGGAATGGCTAACGGTTGAATACGTAGATCATTTCACACTCTCGGGTGGTGGCACTCTTGATGGCCAAGGAAATGTACAAGTTTATGCCGCTAAAGACAAAGGTTTTAAAAGTGATAAGTTGCCTAAC AATTTGAGCTTCAATTTCATGAAAAATTCGGTCATCCGAGACATAACTACTCTAAACAGTAAATTATTCCACGTCAATGTTTTTGGTGGCAATAACTTAACGTTTGAGAAGTTCACTGTTAAAGCGCCAGCGGATAGTCCCAATACAGATGGAATTCATATTGCAAAAATAAAGGATGTTACGGTTAAAGATTCTGTTATAGGAACTGGAGACGATTGCATATCCATTGGTGATGGGCTAGAAAACCTTCACATCACTGGTGTGACATGTGGGCCAGGACACGGCATCAGTGTGGGAAGCCTTGGCAAGACCCCGGGTGAAGAGCCTGTGAAGGGTGTCTTTGTAAAAGACTCCAAATTTGTTGGTACAGATAACGGTGTCAGAATTAAAACATGGCCTAATTCTCATCCTGGAGTCGTAACTGATATACATTATGAGAATATAGATATGAAAGACGTCAAAAATCCAATTGTGATTGATCAAGAATACTGCCCAAATAACGAATGCTCAAAACAG aaaCCGTCACTCGTAAAGATAAGTAAGGTAAGCTATAGGAACATAAAAGGTACTTCTGCAACAGAGGAAGCAGTGATCCTTGCATGCAGTAGTGGGGTGCCATGTGAAGGAGTTGAAATTGGTGAAATTAATTTGACATTCAAAGGAGGAGCTGCAAAGTCTCTTTGTTCAAATGTGAAACCTACATTGACCGGAAAGCAAGTTCCCGCAGTGACTTGCAAAtga